The Phalacrocorax carbo chromosome 23, bPhaCar2.1, whole genome shotgun sequence genome includes a window with the following:
- the SMIM29 gene encoding small integral membrane protein 29, translating to MSNATAPTAPGAAGDSLVGYVLGPFLLVTLLGAILAAVMYVRKKRRFDRLRHRLLPMYSYDPAEELQESEQELLVEAEDARVVPGWGGPSPHRPLRRDWKA from the exons ATGAGCAACGCCACGGCCCCCACGGCCCCGGGTGCAGCGGGCGACTCGCTGGTGGGCTACGTCCTGGGCCCCTTCCTCCTCGTCACCCTCCTGGGTGCCATCCTGGCCGCG GTGATGTACGTCCGGAAGAAGCGGAG GTTTGACCGTCTGCGCCACCGGCTGCTGCCCATGTACAGCTACGACCCGGCCGAGGAGCTGCAGGAGTCcgagcaggagctgctggtggaggCGGAGGACGCCCGG GTGGTGCCCGGCTGGGGGGGCCCCTCGCCCCACCGGCCCCTGCGCAGGGACTGGAAGGCCTGA